Proteins from a single region of Bradyrhizobium diazoefficiens:
- a CDS encoding zinc-binding dehydrogenase — protein sequence MDQIRVCTYAGPGSEPVIRTVPWPKVGRKAALIKIGACGVCGTDLHILKGHWPKPLPWPFTLGHELGGIIVECGDEFTEDFMSKPLAIGSKVMIPPLMPCGRCYYCIHYPQTANKCLTPVYYGRYLGFDKAPHLWGGWAEYVYVDLDMLPGTKIYKLPDDMSLRLGALSEPLTSCVRAFNRASRAGGFTWADTVVIQGSGPIGILAVAAAREMGAGRVICVGAPEEPRLKLAREFGAEATVNIEELTSAQERIARVREIVGGFGADLVMDCSGHPSAGPEGIEMLRDGGTYVEMGQFTDAGSIDTSWHRICTKDLNVLGSWGFTGNDLPLGVDMLYRTRDKYPWLKMQTIYPFTEEGVARAVKDAMAMKTVKSTIVPWPELVE from the coding sequence ATGGACCAAATCCGCGTCTGCACCTACGCAGGGCCGGGCTCGGAGCCCGTCATCCGCACCGTGCCGTGGCCGAAGGTCGGCCGCAAGGCCGCGCTGATCAAGATCGGTGCCTGCGGCGTCTGCGGTACCGATCTGCATATCCTGAAGGGACATTGGCCGAAGCCGCTGCCCTGGCCGTTCACGCTCGGCCACGAGCTCGGCGGAATCATCGTCGAATGCGGCGACGAGTTCACCGAGGATTTTATGAGCAAGCCACTGGCGATCGGATCAAAAGTGATGATCCCGCCGCTGATGCCATGCGGGCGCTGCTATTACTGCATTCATTATCCGCAGACCGCCAACAAATGCCTGACGCCGGTCTATTACGGCCGCTATCTCGGCTTCGACAAGGCGCCGCATCTGTGGGGCGGATGGGCCGAGTATGTCTATGTCGATCTCGACATGCTGCCGGGCACCAAGATCTACAAGCTGCCCGATGACATGTCGCTGCGGCTCGGCGCGCTGTCGGAGCCGCTGACCTCCTGCGTCCGCGCCTTTAACCGCGCAAGCCGCGCCGGCGGCTTCACCTGGGCCGACACGGTGGTGATCCAGGGCTCCGGCCCGATCGGAATTCTCGCGGTCGCGGCGGCCAGGGAGATGGGAGCAGGGCGCGTGATCTGCGTCGGCGCGCCGGAGGAGCCGCGGCTCAAGCTCGCGCGCGAGTTCGGCGCGGAAGCGACGGTCAACATCGAAGAGCTCACATCGGCGCAGGAGCGCATCGCGCGCGTGCGCGAGATCGTCGGCGGTTTCGGCGCCGATCTCGTGATGGACTGCTCGGGCCATCCCTCAGCCGGCCCCGAAGGCATCGAGATGCTGCGCGACGGCGGCACCTATGTCGAGATGGGCCAGTTCACCGACGCCGGCTCGATCGACACCTCCTGGCACCGCATCTGCACCAAGGACCTCAACGTGTTGGGCTCCTGGGGCTTTACCGGCAACGATCTGCCGCTCGGCGTCGACATGCTCTACCGCACCCGCGATAAATATCCCTGGCTGAAGATGCAGACCATCTATCCGTTCACGGAAGAAGGCGTCGCGCGAGCCGTGAAGGACGCGATGGCGATGAAGACGGTGAAGTCGACCATCGTGCCGTGGCCGGAATTGGTGGAGTGA
- a CDS encoding phasin — protein MSDANVKVETNAAPLNGMANGSAKLPFDAPFFNIQTIFGNLAEPTAARAKASFEQMKATSEEITGALYDACSTNAKRAAEYSTKVIEISNTRTTSALDFLSQLADARSFADLVNLSTAHGRKTFEAASAQNRELWDLAQKAAIETTEPIKKSFNRVLHKTA, from the coding sequence GTGAGTGATGCCAATGTGAAGGTCGAAACGAATGCCGCTCCGCTGAATGGAATGGCCAACGGAAGCGCAAAGCTCCCATTCGACGCACCCTTTTTCAACATCCAGACGATCTTCGGCAATCTCGCCGAGCCGACCGCCGCGCGGGCCAAGGCAAGTTTCGAGCAGATGAAGGCGACTTCCGAAGAAATCACCGGAGCTCTCTACGACGCCTGTTCGACCAATGCCAAGCGTGCCGCCGAGTACAGCACCAAGGTCATCGAAATATCCAACACCAGGACCACTTCCGCGCTGGACTTCCTCTCCCAGCTTGCGGATGCGAGATCGTTTGCGGATCTCGTGAACCTCTCCACCGCCCACGGCCGCAAGACCTTTGAAGCGGCTTCCGCACAAAACCGGGAGCTTTGGGACCTGGCCCAAAAGGCCGCGATTGAGACGACCGAGCCGATCAAGAAGAGCTTCAACCGGGTTCTGCACAAGACTGCTTGA
- a CDS encoding DEAD/DEAH box helicase: MSFPALTPPLARALAERNYDSPTPVQLAVLGEDAVDRDLLVSAQTGSGKTVAYGLAMAKDLLDGAERFEQAAAPLALIVAPTRELALQVQRELTWLYEHAKARVVSCVGGMDPRREQRELAAGAHIVVGTPGRLCDHLRRGRLDISELKVVVLDEADEMLNLGFREDMEFILETTPETRRTLLFSATFPRGIVALARQYQQDAFRIEVAGDEGGHADIEYRAIRVAPGDVEHAVVNVLRFYEAPSALVFCNTRDAVRHLQAALLERGFSVVALSGELTQNERTTALQSLRDGRSRVCVATDVAARGIDLPSLDLVIHADLPNDPEVMQHRSGRTGRAGRKGTSVLLVPPIRRRRAEVLLNLSGIEANWGTAPQADEIRKLDHDRMKDVLFTEETTADDLELAKALLAERSAEDIAAALARLYRARLPSPEDIIDPGERSSRPRNDRHRDDQKPRNDRSEKPHGKSGKSSPKHVMAEPTVWFRAAIGRRKNAEARWLLPMICRRGGIDKRDIGAIKVMDTTTEFEISERVAESFAAKVKRPDKEDSIRIEPMTGAVPAEKRSHAPRRDEGDDDHVVRRTDGAWNANGPKQHDRPRGKAEAKHQGKPHAKPHDGGKFAKPAFGTKNKKFGSKSGDAKYAPSVTEWPGAPGKKSKKKRRS; the protein is encoded by the coding sequence GTGTCTTTTCCGGCCCTGACCCCGCCGCTCGCCCGTGCCTTGGCTGAGCGCAATTACGATTCACCGACCCCGGTTCAGCTCGCCGTGCTCGGCGAGGATGCGGTCGACCGCGACCTCCTGGTGTCGGCCCAGACCGGCTCGGGCAAGACCGTCGCTTACGGTCTGGCCATGGCCAAGGACCTGCTCGATGGCGCCGAGCGGTTCGAGCAGGCCGCAGCGCCGCTGGCCCTGATCGTCGCGCCGACCCGGGAGCTCGCCTTGCAGGTCCAGCGCGAACTCACCTGGCTCTATGAGCATGCGAAGGCGCGCGTCGTCTCCTGCGTCGGCGGCATGGATCCGCGCCGCGAGCAGCGCGAGCTTGCCGCGGGCGCCCACATCGTCGTCGGCACTCCCGGCCGCCTGTGCGATCATCTGCGGCGCGGCCGTCTCGACATCTCGGAATTGAAGGTCGTCGTGCTCGACGAGGCCGACGAGATGCTCAATCTCGGCTTTCGCGAGGACATGGAGTTCATCCTCGAGACCACGCCGGAGACGCGGCGCACGCTGCTGTTCTCGGCGACGTTCCCGCGCGGCATCGTGGCGCTCGCCAGGCAGTATCAGCAGGATGCGTTTCGGATCGAGGTCGCCGGCGATGAAGGCGGTCACGCCGATATCGAGTACCGCGCTATCCGGGTCGCCCCCGGCGATGTCGAGCACGCGGTCGTCAACGTGCTGCGCTTCTACGAAGCGCCGAGCGCGCTGGTGTTCTGCAACACCCGCGATGCCGTTAGGCATTTGCAGGCGGCCCTGCTGGAGCGCGGCTTCTCCGTGGTCGCGCTGTCAGGCGAATTGACCCAGAACGAGCGCACCACCGCGCTCCAGTCGTTGCGGGACGGACGGTCCCGCGTCTGCGTGGCAACCGACGTCGCCGCGCGCGGCATCGACCTGCCGAGCCTCGACCTCGTCATTCACGCCGACCTGCCGAACGACCCGGAGGTCATGCAGCACCGCTCCGGCCGCACCGGACGTGCGGGCCGAAAGGGAACAAGCGTCCTGCTGGTGCCGCCGATACGACGGCGGCGTGCGGAGGTCTTGCTGAATTTGTCCGGCATCGAGGCGAATTGGGGTACGGCGCCGCAGGCGGATGAGATACGCAAGCTCGATCATGATCGCATGAAGGACGTGTTGTTCACCGAGGAGACGACCGCCGACGATCTCGAGCTGGCGAAGGCCTTGTTGGCCGAGCGGTCCGCCGAGGATATCGCCGCAGCGCTCGCGCGGCTCTATCGCGCGCGGCTGCCGTCGCCGGAAGATATCATCGATCCCGGCGAGCGAAGCAGCCGGCCGCGCAACGATCGTCATCGCGACGATCAAAAGCCGCGCAACGATCGGTCCGAGAAGCCTCACGGCAAATCAGGAAAATCATCGCCGAAGCATGTCATGGCAGAGCCCACCGTCTGGTTCCGGGCTGCCATCGGACGGCGCAAGAATGCGGAGGCGCGGTGGCTGTTGCCGATGATCTGCCGCCGCGGCGGCATCGACAAGCGCGACATCGGCGCGATCAAGGTCATGGACACCACGACCGAGTTCGAGATCTCCGAGCGGGTCGCGGAATCCTTCGCCGCCAAGGTCAAGCGTCCGGACAAGGAAGACAGCATCCGCATTGAGCCGATGACCGGTGCGGTGCCGGCAGAGAAGCGGTCGCACGCGCCGCGGCGCGATGAAGGTGACGACGATCATGTTGTCCGCCGCACCGACGGAGCATGGAACGCGAACGGGCCGAAGCAGCACGACAGGCCGCGGGGAAAGGCAGAAGCCAAGCATCAAGGCAAGCCGCACGCCAAGCCTCATGACGGCGGCAAATTCGCCAAGCCGGCGTTTGGGACGAAAAACAAGAAATTCGGAAGCAAATCCGGTGACGCCAAATATGCGCCGTCGGTTACCGAATGGCCGGGTGCGCCGGGTAAGAAGAGTAAGAAGAAGCGCCGCAGCTGA